One genomic window of Candidatus Methanomethylicota archaeon includes the following:
- a CDS encoding transcriptional regulator — MSKDQIIGVILLIASIIGIIVYGYLIYMYPLIIMQITLFIAVAAVGLIVAWIGYTLATTPPPKPIEEIEKEIEKEMKEIEKGEGGEKKEGEGEKKE; from the coding sequence ATGAGTAAAGATCAAATCATAGGAGTAATACTCCTAATAGCAAGCATAATAGGAATAATAGTCTACGGATACCTAATCTACATGTACCCACTAATAATAATGCAGATAACACTATTCATAGCAGTGGCAGCAGTGGGGCTAATAGTAGCATGGATAGGATACACGTTAGCCACAACACCACCACCAAAACCCATAGAAGAAATAGAGAAAGAAATAGAAAAGGAAATGAAAGAGATAGAGAAGGGGGAAGGCGGAGAGAAGAAGGAAGGGGAAGGGGAGAAAAAGGAATAA
- a CDS encoding NAD-dependent epimerase/dehydratase family protein: MRVLVTGGAGFIGSNVVGRLFKDGFEVYVVDDFSRGSVEFLKPYIDSGLRIFKLDVSSPSFVSSLSDYRFDVIIHLAALISVEESNLFPYRYHEVNVGGTLNALELARRVNAGKFIFMSSAAVYGDPVTLPVNELHPLNPKSIYAASKVEGELLVGVYRRLYGVKSVSLRLFNAYGPGQRLSDYSGVIRIFIENALRGVPLTIYGDGMQTRDFIYIDDVVKAIMLFVENSDFNFDVYNVGSGVPTRIIDLASMVIKLVDKRVDLNFAPERPGDVKFSYADISRIRGEFNFNCSVDLREGLARTISYVSKQMGDLSL; encoded by the coding sequence TTGAGGGTTTTGGTTACTGGTGGTGCTGGTTTCATTGGATCTAATGTTGTTGGTAGGCTTTTTAAGGATGGCTTTGAAGTCTATGTTGTTGATGACTTCTCCCGTGGGAGTGTTGAGTTTTTGAAGCCTTATATTGATTCCGGTTTGAGGATTTTCAAGCTTGATGTATCCTCCCCATCTTTTGTATCAAGTCTTTCTGATTATAGGTTTGATGTCATAATTCATTTAGCTGCTTTAATAAGTGTTGAGGAATCCAATCTGTTTCCATATAGGTATCATGAGGTTAATGTTGGTGGAACTTTGAATGCCCTTGAACTTGCGAGGAGGGTTAATGCTGGGAAGTTTATATTTATGTCTTCAGCTGCAGTTTACGGTGATCCAGTAACTCTACCTGTTAATGAGCTTCACCCATTGAATCCAAAGTCCATTTATGCTGCCAGTAAGGTTGAGGGTGAGTTGCTTGTTGGGGTTTATCGTAGACTTTATGGGGTTAAGTCTGTTTCCCTTAGGCTTTTCAATGCCTATGGTCCCGGTCAAAGGCTCAGCGATTATTCTGGTGTAATTAGGATATTTATTGAGAATGCTTTGAGGGGGGTGCCTCTAACAATTTATGGTGATGGAATGCAGACTAGAGATTTCATTTACATTGATGATGTTGTTAAAGCCATAATGTTATTCGTGGAGAATAGTGATTTCAATTTTGATGTTTACAATGTTGGTAGTGGTGTTCCCACTAGGATTATCGATTTAGCTTCAATGGTGATTAAGCTGGTTGATAAACGTGTCGACTTGAATTTTGCTCCTGAGAGGCCTGGTGATGTTAAGTTTAGTTATGCTGATATCTCTAGGATTAGGGGGGAATTCAACTTTAATTGTAGTGTGGATTTACGTGAGGGTTTGGCTAGAACAATAAGTTACGTTTCCAAGCAAATGGGAGATTTATCATTATAA
- a CDS encoding DUF354 domain-containing protein, translating into METIWIDALTPKQALLSIKIMEAAWRIGYKSIITTREYDYTTKIYKLYNLNPIIVGKHGGEKLEGKLMASLNRSIKLAETIMGLEHKPSYHISLTSPEAVRVAFGLSIPIILLNDTPHSKYVNKLTIPLADILITPRAIPKEEYRNLIDEEKIIQYDGVDELAWIRDFKPDERVLNEIGLNANDKIIIAREAEYKASYYDQNGKPVKMLIEKIIREFGEEVKVIYLPRYDDESIPNGAIVPREAVDARSIMKYATLTITGGGTMARESALIGTPSISLFPKQIHVNKWLEERGLPIKSIRDINEAYEYASKVIRDPDKYKVKTDEIIRGMEDPTQVIMKILRGDMDG; encoded by the coding sequence TTGGAGACAATATGGATCGATGCATTAACACCAAAACAGGCACTACTATCAATAAAGATCATGGAAGCAGCATGGAGGATAGGATACAAATCAATAATAACCACAAGAGAATACGATTACACAACGAAAATCTACAAGCTATACAATTTGAACCCAATAATTGTGGGTAAGCATGGTGGAGAGAAGCTTGAAGGGAAGCTTATGGCAAGCCTAAATAGGAGCATAAAACTTGCAGAGACAATAATGGGTTTAGAGCATAAACCATCATACCATATCTCACTAACATCACCAGAAGCTGTAAGGGTAGCCTTTGGACTATCAATACCAATAATACTATTAAATGACACACCACACTCAAAATATGTGAACAAACTTACAATACCACTAGCAGATATACTGATAACCCCAAGAGCTATACCAAAGGAGGAATATAGAAACCTAATAGATGAAGAGAAGATCATACAATACGATGGAGTTGACGAATTAGCTTGGATAAGGGACTTCAAACCAGATGAGAGAGTTCTAAATGAAATTGGATTGAACGCCAATGATAAAATAATCATTGCAAGGGAAGCAGAATATAAAGCATCATACTACGATCAGAATGGGAAGCCTGTGAAGATGCTCATAGAGAAGATAATTAGGGAATTCGGTGAAGAAGTGAAGGTGATTTACCTACCAAGATACGATGATGAATCAATACCCAATGGAGCCATAGTGCCAAGGGAAGCTGTGGATGCAAGGAGCATAATGAAATACGCAACACTAACCATAACTGGCGGAGGAACCATGGCTAGAGAATCAGCATTGATAGGGACACCATCAATAAGCCTATTCCCAAAACAAATACATGTAAATAAATGGCTTGAGGAGAGAGGGTTGCCAATAAAGAGCATAAGGGATATAAATGAAGCATACGAATATGCATCGAAGGTCATTAGGGATCCAGACAAATATAAGGTTAAAACAGACGAGATAATTAGGGGGATGGAAGATCCAACCCAAGTGATCATGAAGATTTTGAGGGGGGATATGGATGGATAA